In Spinacia oleracea cultivar Varoflay chromosome 5, BTI_SOV_V1, whole genome shotgun sequence, a single window of DNA contains:
- the LOC110795642 gene encoding octanoyltransferase LIP2p, chloroplastic isoform X3: MLVIYTHPTESRLEKTACQHAPRGKVLPLSNRCEYIDLHNVLVPYGEAWALQKAIVKEKKSLIERNEECPDTLIMLQHPPVYTLGTGSSVDFLNFNMEDPPYEVIRTERGGEVTYHGPGQLVMYPIINLRNHNMDLHWYLRALEEVVIRVLFSTFSIEASRLKGFTGVWVGNQKLAAIGIRVSQWIAYHGLALNVSIDMTPFLQIVPCGIRDRKVGSIKQLLGELQASRHCSTMDHLGADDSLLIKMAHKSLIQEFSEVFQLKLEKVSRPASYFQIEENPSSHLGN, encoded by the exons ATCCAACAGGTGTGAATATATTGACCTACACAATGTGCTGGTACCTTATGGTGAGGCGTGGGCTTTGCAGAAGGCCATTGTTAAAGAAAAGAAATCTTTGATTGAGAGAAATGAAGAGTGCCCTGATACTCTAATTATGCTGCAACACCCTCCCGTTTATACTCTAGGCACTGGTAGCTCTGTGGACTTCTTGAATTTTAATATGGAAGATCCCCCTTATGAAGTTATTAGAACTGAACGTGGTGGTGAAGTTACCTACCATGGACCTGGACAG CTGGTTATGTACCCTATTATCAATCTTCGAAATCACAACATGGATCTTCATTGGTACCTAAGGGCTCTTGAGGAGGTGGTGATTCGTGTTCTTTTCTCAACTTTTTCCATTGAGGCGTCTCGACTCAAGGGCTTCACTGGTGTTTGGGTTG GAAACCAGAAGCTGGCAGCAATTGGGATACGTGTATCTCAATGGATTGCATACCATGGACTAGCTCTGAATGTTTCTATAGACATGACACCCTTTCTACAGATTGTACCTTGTGGAATACGAGACCGTAAAGTTGGAAGCATTAAGCAACTACTTGGAGAACTCCAAGCATCCCGCCATTGTTCAACCATGGATCACCTCGGTGCTGATGATTCTCTACTCATCAAAATGGCCCATAAATCACTGATTCAGGAATTTTCTGAAGTATTCCAACTTAAACTTGAGAAAGTATCCCGGCCAGCATCATATTTCCAGATAGAGGAAAACCCTTCGAGTCATTTGGGTAACTAG